The DNA region ACCCTTAaataccaacataaaattttaaccccTGATTCCTTTGGGTTGATTGTACTTGCTTATAAAACAAGTTTTTGTTGTATTCAATTTCATCCCCACCTTTGATCTtctttaactatatatatatatagccaaaaacaaagaaaaaaacagaAAGTAAAGAGGTAATGAGAGAAGCAAAGGGACCCAACGTTTTAATGGGGGATACAAAATGTACAAAAGCTAAGCCCTTTGCAATCATTTGAATTGAGGGATCCAACGTTCCAAATTGGACCTTACcctacttttttatatttttatttgcctCTTCTTCATTTCAAACCAACCAAAAGcatacaataaaattaaattaaaaattcatttcccAACGTATACTTGAGATTGGGGCCAACAGTATACAATATTCTAAACAATTCAAAAAGTTGAAAAAGTAGGGTGTTTTTAAATAAAGAGTATTTGACGATTAGCATCAGATATCGGATAAGAAAATCTAAATGTTCAaaatagttttataaaaaaaactgaaCTATAAAAGAGAATGAGAAAAAGAGCTTTCGATTAGTTATACATTGACGATTTCAATaacccagtgacttaaatgaaaacttttgaatagttcaatgactattttgtaactttttaaataaAGGGTATTTAACAGAAAACCCATGaaaaaaactttttgaaattgagtgactaaaacgaaaacttaataataattagaGACAATGAGTGTAATTTGTCCTTAAATGAAATGAGTGGTGGTGATTTTAATATTCTCAGGTGAATCTTCTCACATTTCTCACCTACTCTCAGTTATTCTTCACCAAATCCCTATGGATGTCCCTATATTGTtgactagaaattttaaaaatgtaaatagtaGTGGTGAGATATCATGACCAAATTAAATTATGGGATACATTTTTGgttcacaaaaataaatataatcctTTGATCCAGAAAATTAAAGGGTCCAATATTTGTGATGTTTCTAAATCCAATACATATAGCTATGTTTGTTGAATGCACGTTGGCATCTGTATCGATTACTGTTTCATGCTTTGAAATCAATGGCAAACTTAATCATCACAAAACATTAATCAAGAAATGTAATCAACGGTGTtgatacatgcttaaataatcacaaaacattaaacaaacaccatatatatatatattcaatcttCTTTTTGTCGTCTTTAATAAAATGAAGACACCAACGTTTGAACTTTGAATTTGAGGAGTCCTTTTCTTTGTTCTCTCTGTTCTTTTCCACTCTCCctcacatacatacatatatcagtTGTCagatatctatatctatatctatttctatatctatatataatatttatatattggaTCGTTCAAAGTAATTAAACTAATTAGCTTCAACCCTTCAACTTGTTCTTCTCTCCAAGATTTCTGGGTTTCTGCCATTGTTTCAGTACCTCCCAAAGGTTTAGTGTTCTTTCTTATGTGTCTTGTCTGAAACTGCTTGTTTTCTTTGAAGCATATATTATTAGCAGAACTTAAGAAAAATGGTTTCTTTCCATGTTTTTTTCTTACCATCTTTTAAGTTGTTTACCAACATTGttgtttcttgttttttttttttgtccagTGATCAAAATCTTTCACAAGAACTCTTCTTGGGGGAAAAAGTGACTGATAAAATGCCTCAGCTAATcaactctaattcaattttcacttctCCTTCCAAGAATCTCAAAGGGTTAAAGGCTTTACTCTCTAACAATGTTGAGCCTTCAAACACTGATGATGTCTTCAACGAAAATGAATTAGCTCAAAGAAAAGCTGAAGAAGCAGGTATATTCTACTTATACACACACATCCATCCATGCATCCATCCAtccatatataatatatatatctttcTCTGAGAAAGTTGCTTCTGGTATTATCATTAGTATTATTACTTGTTGATACCATCATAGTGCTGATTTAGACCCACATCAATTGGATTGTTAGgtgtatatttaatttttaagtagAAAAGGGGTTGCATGAAAGTATTGTCTTAAAGTTTTAGGTTCAATAGTGACATTCTAACATGTTTGAAGTTAGAATTTTTCAGTGGTTGTAACCCTTTCCTTATCCTTGAACTACGATCTCGTTTTTAAAAATCTTttgtaaaaagtaaaagaaaacccACTTCTGCATGTTACTTTAGTTTTGGTGTAGGGTATTGGGACATTCCAACTCATTATTATCAGTGtgtctctttctctttttcatctttttcttttccttatttttGGGGCTAAATAGATGATGAGCATCAATTAAGCAGTTAATAAAAATTATGatggtaaaaaaaaaaggaacaaagGGTAAATTGAGAACTGCATGTGAAGTATTTGATgttaataatatgatattttagaGATGAAATGATAGATGAGTAGAGTTTAGTTTTTAAGATCTTGCCAATGAGGTCATGGCTCGGTTGGCAAAGGCGGAGGCTTTGGGTCTTGTGCATTTAGGTTCGAGATCCGTCATGTGCAATTATATGAGTGGGTCTCCAAGTCCCATCACGTGCAGTTTCCATATGTGAGTTCTAGTCTAGTTAGTCTAGTTTGTTGGCTTTAATCTGAACTGTACCAGTTCTTATTCTAGTTGTGTTGTAATAGTTTGGTTCTACTTTGTGATTTGTCAGACAATCCGAGTTGTAATAGTTTGATACTTATGGTTCTTCGGACATATATTTGTTTTGATACTTTGATTGTATTTGTAACACTTTCAAAAAAGTTTTTGAAATATGAGTCTTCATGATCCTCTAAATACATGGAAACAACTTGGAAAATTCTAAACATATCCATGTTCGGGCACATACTCTCGAGACCGAGTAACATAGGATCACATTGTTCTAATACTTTTAAGGCTATAACAAAGGAGCAATAGCTCAAAGTATTTTAATTGTTGTTCCAAATTGTGATTAGGGTTTAGGATCATATTGCTTGTGGGAGATTAATGAAATTTGGAGTCTAAAAACTTATGTTCTCTGGCTCTTCATTGTTTTTTTAGTATCCATACCTGATATTCCTGTCTAACACATACATATGAGGATATGAGCTTTAAAGATCCTCCAAACACATAGAAAAAACTGACATACCCTTGTTAGACACATATCAGTATAGGATACTCAAACCTGAGACCCAGAAACAGAGGAAAAAAACTAACTGCATTAATCCTTTATGTCAATCAGCTTCAAGGAGGTACCAAGCAGCAGAATGGTTGAGACAGATGGACCAAGGTGCATCAGAAACCCTGCCCAAAGAACCCTCTGAAGAAGAATTTTGCCTTGCACTTCGAAATGGGCTCATTCTTTGCAATGTCCTTAACAAAGTCAATCCTGGAGCTGTTCTTAAGGTTCCCAAATGGAATGCTGTCACATTTCTTTCACAAACTTTATTATGTTCTATCATTGTTcgaaataaaaaattgaactgCTTCTGATTATGAAACTTGTTTGTATACAGATAGTGGAAAATCCAATAATCCCAGACCAGTCAACAGAAGGAGCAGCACAATCTGCTATTCAGTATTTTGAAAACATGAGGAATTTCTTGGTAGCTGTGAAAGATATGCAGCTCTTGACCTTTGAAGCTTCTGATGTTGAAAAGGTTTGAAATTAGAACTTAGATATATATTAAACTTATGTACTGCTTTCAGTCCTTCAGCCTTTGTAGCATACTTCTCTACCTGGTCTACTTTGCAATCCAAGTAGTTCAAGCTCCATCAATTATTTCTTTAAGAAGCATGTTTTTGCTGATTGATTCGAAATTTCCCGGCTTTCTGCATTGTTATCTTGATGGTTCTATTTGCTTCAAGTATGCTGTTTAATGAATACAGAAAACTTGAATCTTCAGGGTGGTTCAATGACTAAAGTTGTGGACTGCATTCTATGTCTGAAAGGATATTATGAATGGAAGCAAGCAGGAGGAATTGGAGTTTGGAGATATGGAGGAACTGTAAAGATTACGGCCTTCCCAAAAGGGTCACTACCTTCCTTGATTGGAAGTGAAAGTGCCGATGATTCTCTGGATGGGTCAGATTCATCGCAATATGAACAATTATTGGAGTTTCTCCATCTCTCTAATGAAGTCACAATTGAGGAGTCCAAAACTGCCAATGCTCTAGCTTTTCTTTTTGATCGCTTTGGTCTTTGGCTTCTACAAGCTTACCTTAGAGACAGCAATGGGATTGAAGAATTCCCCTTGAATGCAATGGTAGGTAAGATCCTTGCCAAATTATCGATCTGTCTAAACCAAGTCGGTTCTTTGTTTTATCATGTAGTCCGGTatgatttattgatcaaatttgcagttagtagatacattAATCAGTAAGATCGTGAAGGACTTCTCAACACTGCTTGTTTACCAAGGAACACAGGTAATACGAACTTAAACTGCCAGTATGCCACTGTCCCGATTAGTATTTATGCCTTGGAAAGCAAGTAACTATGCTTTTAGTTACAAGACAAATACCTTATTGTCATTCTCCCTGAGCTGAAATGATCTAATAGTTTCTTTTGTTGCTTCTTTTCCAGCTTGGGCTGTTTCTGAAGAAACTCTTGAAAGCTGACATGAATTCTCTATCGAAATCCAATTTTATAGAAGCCATCTCGCTATATCTCGGTCAAAAGACTAGCCTGGCATCAAATGATGTCTCCAAGTTCTGCATCTGTGGTGGGAAACGAGACATTGTTCGCCGTAGCGTTAGTCATTCTGCTGTTAATGCAGACCTTCTTGATCTTCAGCAGAGAGAAATACAGGTTAGAAACTTTTTTCCCTTAGTAACTGATCTGCTATCATTCATTAGCTCGTGAATACTTCTAAACATACCTTAGACAACTGACATCCTGTTGTCTTATGTTTTATATCATTTTAGGACATCAAATTAGATTTTCAACAAACAAAGCTTGAAGTCAAACAGATTCATTCAAATTGGGAGGAAGAACTTAAGAGACTAGGTAAGAATCTTACAACCAAAGACATTACATATTCATTTTAacatgtttttgaataaaattatgaaactgtatatttttccttttttagtgCATCATATCAAGGGTCTCGAAGTGGCATCCTCTTCTTATCACAAGGTATTAGAAGAAAATCGTATGCTTTACAATCAAGTCCAAGACCTCAAAGGTTTGCATCGATGTTGGATACATGAGCTGAATCTATTCTTGTTATGAATGGTTATTGacttaaatcctttttatgatgTTCAAACAGGAACGATACGAGTTTACTGTCGAGTGAGGCCCTTTTTGCAAGGCCAAACAAACGGACAATCAACTGTGGATTACATAGGAGAAAATGGAAACATTATGATTGTCAATCCTTTAAAGCAGGGCAAAGATGCAAGAAAAGTATTCTCTTTTAACAAAGTGTTTGGACCAACCATCTCACAAGGTATTTTCCTATACAATATGGTTAAGTCTTTGTTATCCATCACGGCTTTCTTCTTACATTCATATCGTGATGGCATTATTCTCAGAACAAATATATGTCGACACTCAACCGCTGGTCAGATCTGTATTAGACGGCTTTAACGTTTGCATCTTTGCATACGGACAAACTGGCTCAGGAAAGACATATACAATGGTATATTCGTCAACCGTACTTGTGTATCCAACTGCACACAGTCTTCTTTCCTTTCATCTAGCTTTAATTGCAATTCgttttctttgttctttgtaGAGTGGACCGGATTTGACTACCGAGCAAACGTGGGGTGTAAACTACCGTGCTCTAAATGACCTGTTTCAAATATCCAAGGAGAGAGCAGATTTTGTTAAATATGAAGTTGGTGTGCAAATGATTGAAATATACAATGAACAAGTGAGAGATTTATTAGTCATGGATGGCTCGAATAGAAGATATCCTTTCACATTTACTTCTTGTTTATATAGTTGAACTGTATAACTTTATTGAATCTGGCATACGGTTCACCTTAACAACCCATACATTGGATATTCGGAACAATTCTCAGTTGAATGGCCTAAATGTGCCTGATGCAAGTTGGGTTCCAGTTTCAAGTACTCAAGATGTTCTTGAACTGATGAGAACAGGTCAAAAGAATCGTGCTGTAGGTGCTACGGCTTTAAACGAGCGAAGTAGCCGTTCTCACAGTGTTTTGACTATTCATGTGTATGGTAAAGAGTTGGTTTCTGGATCTATTCTCAAAGGTTGCCTGCATTTGGTGGATTTGGCTGGGAGCGAGAGAGTGGATAAGTCTGAGGCAGTAGGTGACAGATTGAAGGAAGCTCAACACATAAATAAATCACTCTCGGCACTAGGAGATGTCATCTCAGCACTTGCACAAAAGAGTGCACATATTCCTTACAGAAATAGCAAGCTTACTCAAGTATTACAAGATTCTTtaggtatatatatacacacatatatatacatatgtttcaATTTATGTTCTTTAGTTATTCATATCTTCTTTTTGTGTGATAGGTGGTCAAGCTAAAACATTAATGTTTGTACACATAAGTCCTGAAGTCAATTCCATTGGAGAGACAGTAAGCACACTGAAGTTTGCTGAGAGGGTTGCTTCCATAGAACTCGGGGCAGCTAAATCGAACAAGGAAACCGGTGAAATCCGAGAACTTAAAGAAGAGGcaagttattaaaatttttaagtgccATTGTTATATATAGTTTGGATGCAAAATTGTCTTATACCTTATTTAATAATTGTTATAGATATCAAATCTTAAACTTGCATTGGA from Gossypium hirsutum isolate 1008001.06 chromosome A04, Gossypium_hirsutum_v2.1, whole genome shotgun sequence includes:
- the LOC107931177 gene encoding kinesin-like protein KIN-14F, whose translation is MPQLINSNSIFTSPSKNLKGLKALLSNNVEPSNTDDVFNENELAQRKAEEAASRRYQAAEWLRQMDQGASETLPKEPSEEEFCLALRNGLILCNVLNKVNPGAVLKIVENPIIPDQSTEGAAQSAIQYFENMRNFLVAVKDMQLLTFEASDVEKGGSMTKVVDCILCLKGYYEWKQAGGIGVWRYGGTVKITAFPKGSLPSLIGSESADDSLDGSDSSQYEQLLEFLHLSNEVTIEESKTANALAFLFDRFGLWLLQAYLRDSNGIEEFPLNAMLVDTLISKIVKDFSTLLVYQGTQLGLFLKKLLKADMNSLSKSNFIEAISLYLGQKTSLASNDVSKFCICGGKRDIVRRSVSHSAVNADLLDLQQREIQDIKLDFQQTKLEVKQIHSNWEEELKRLVHHIKGLEVASSSYHKVLEENRMLYNQVQDLKGTIRVYCRVRPFLQGQTNGQSTVDYIGENGNIMIVNPLKQGKDARKVFSFNKVFGPTISQEQIYVDTQPLVRSVLDGFNVCIFAYGQTGSGKTYTMSGPDLTTEQTWGVNYRALNDLFQISKERADFVKYEVGVQMIEIYNEQVRDLLVMDGSNRRLDIRNNSQLNGLNVPDASWVPVSSTQDVLELMRTGQKNRAVGATALNERSSRSHSVLTIHVYGKELVSGSILKGCLHLVDLAGSERVDKSEAVGDRLKEAQHINKSLSALGDVISALAQKSAHIPYRNSKLTQVLQDSLGGQAKTLMFVHISPEVNSIGETVSTLKFAERVASIELGAAKSNKETGEIRELKEEISNLKLALEKKEAEVEQLKGGNARSATESQRARAVSPFHIPRRKPESSPRRGDDNRITEARSCSSGKQRRSRFPSVFADKETFPKMPILAEERLPSVVNARSPSPPVRRSLSTDRGALIRSRIKADTVDNQPVSKVPFPARVPVNKSLASTTVTPSADSNSSRVHVSSQEISKQDSISDKLSTKKLHPEHEEEQFRQALNVRQGGIRKSKAESKAKMKHQLPTRLHKTDAAVTLLSEIDTGEKIEEPRKSDFSETENENTLIGSLTSSALKTKRFRQNITRNSQNVEPRGSVQAVEPFLGEKNRQAKDGSKTLMPEFRRSRSSPRGKFLVLP